The following is a genomic window from Spirochaeta cellobiosiphila DSM 17781.
ATGAGTAAATAGTTATAGGAATTATAAAAGTAGGAGACTGTTTATGCAAATAGCTGAGTCGTATAAAATATTGGGAGTACCCTATGGTAGTGATCTAGAATCCATAAAGATGGCGTACCGCAAACTAGCTAAGCAATATCATCCAGATCATGGACAACAGAATACTTTACTTTTTTGTAAGATTCATGACGCGTATACGTCATTAAAATCTTCATCTTCCGTTATTAAATCCAGGGTTAATGGGTATAATGAAATAGATATATTATCTATGGGCGATTTACTAATCAAAGGTTCTACCTCAACTATACGAAAATATGCAGCTAGACAGCTTGGGCTGTCAGGAAAGATGACTTCTTATACCTACCTAAGAAAAGGATTGGTTGATAAAGATATGAGTGTTGTTCGAACTGTCATACAATCCATAGCTAAGCTTAAGATGAATCGGGCCATTCCAGAACTAGGACTAATCTTTAAAAAAAGTGATTCATCAATAAGAAAAGAGATATTAGAAGCTTGTTTAAAGATAGGAGCAAATCCTATGATGAATTATATAGTTCAAGAAGCTAAACGCGATCTTAATAATGAGATAAGATTTAGTGCAACTTTATTAGAAAAACAAATCAGGATGTCCATGCGTGTCAATACGAGATAATGAGACTGTCAATAAAAAACAATTTATAACTAGTATCTATGGATTAATAAATAAATATTGGAATACAGGGGAATTTGATAGAAAAGAAGCTTTTAGACTTGCCCATAATATAAAATCCACCTACTCTTTTGCGGGACAAAATAAATTAGCTGAACAGGCTCATAACCTCGAAACATTCTTAAACAACATAGGTGCTGTACCTATTAACGATGATTATGTCATTAAGGTTAAAAAACAAATTGATGATTTACAATCATTGGCTTATTTTGAAAGCAGTCATTCGAAAAGTTCAGATGAATTTGAAGATAAATTACTAAAGGAATCTATTTATAGAGGAGAAACTCTATTCAGAATAAGGTTTACTATTGATCCCTTTGAAATAATGCCCTATGCAAGAGCTTTTCTTGTTGTAAACATTCTTGAACAAAACATGCAAATCATAAGAATAGAGCCTAGCATTGCCATACATAATCAAAGTAGAACCTATGATATTTATGCTACCACAAAATATGTATCTAATCATATAAAATCATTAATAGATGTAGACAATATAGCATCCATTGATATAACAAGTTTACCATATACTAGTTTAACCAGTCCCTATGAGGCAGATGTTTTTGATGTATTGATCAATAATGATAGTTATGACTCAAATGCTAATAAAATAAAGTACCTTCAGCGTCAATATCACTTTTTTATCATATCAAAACTAAGAAAAGAAAAAAGACTTGATCATGCCTATAGAATCTTTACCAAATCCATTGATAATTTAACCAATATAACCGTTAATGAGTTCTTTTCTAAATACCAAAATAGAATTAAGGACTTAGCAGACCATCTCGGTAAAAGAGTAATTCTTAACGTCGAGAATGGAAAACTTGAATTGAATCAAAGTGTTCTGAGTGAGTTGGATATCGTTTTTATTCATTTGATACGTAACTCTTTAGCACATGGTATTGAATATGCAGAACAACGAAGAGAATCGGGAAAACCTCAAATAGCTACTATTAGTATTAATATAGAAATAAAAAATAATCGATTGGTCATTAACTATAAGGATGATGGTAAGGGAATTGATAGAGCAAAGATTAAGGCTCTAGCCAGTCAAAATATAAAAGATAATGATGATAAAAGTTTAATTGACCTCATAAGTATACCAGGTTTAAGCACACAGAATGAAGTTAATTCCATGGCAGGTAGAGGATTAGGTATTGAAATTATTCGTAACACTATCGAACAAAAATTGCAAGGAACAATCAATGTCCAATCACTTTTACAGAAGGGAACAGAATTTTCTATAGAGATTCCTTATGCCTTTGATAGTGAAGAATATTTAATTGTTAATGTGAACAAAACATTAATGGCCATACCTACCATATCTATTGAAGTCTATGGTCCGTTATCTGATATGCTAGAGATTTATTCTCAAGAAGAATTACCTCTCTACAAGTCAACAATGATGATTGATAGGAATACAGAAGAGAATACATTGGCTCTCATCTGTTGGTATGGAAATAAAAAAGCTATTCTTTTGTGTGATGAGATACTATATAAAGAAAGCATTGATTGGGGTGAATTTTCACTAACGTCGACAGGTCAAAGTTACCTATACTATTTTGAAAAACAAGGGTATGTCAAAGATTACCTTTATCTGGATTTAGCCTTTATATAAAGTCTCTCATATTCCTGTGCACTTTTTATCCATGAAAAATCAATTTTCATAGCTCTCAGTCTGATATCAAACATAAGAGGTTTGTTATCAAATAATGTTTCTTTAACATTTTGAAAAACACTGTAATAATCAGAATCAGAGTTAAATAATACTCCCGTTGCATTTTCCTTATCTTCATATACATCAACAATCGTATCACATAGTCCTCCTGTTCGAGAAGCAAGAGGAATTGTTCCATAGCGCATTGAATACATTTGGTTAAGACCGCATGGCTCATAGAGACTGGGCATGAAAAAAACATCAGCAGAAGCTTCAATCCTATGGGCCAAAGCATTATCAAAATCATTTATAACAGATAAATTATGATGTTTATGAGATAAGTTGGTTAGCACATTCTCCCATTCTGTAATTCCAGAACCTAATATCACAAATTGCAGATCTACAAAACTATTCAGAATTCTTGTAAAAAGTTTTCCATTATCTTCAACCAGAGGTTCTATCCCTTTCTGATGGACTAAACGACCAATACTACCTACCAGGATCTTACTAGAATCAATCGATAAGTTTAATTCCTTTTGTAAGGCTAGCTTATTCTTTTCTTTCCTGTTTAGTGATTCCTCTGTGAAAGTATATTCAATCAGAGGATCTGTTGAGGGATTCCAATTATCAATATCAATTCCATTCAAGATTCCGAACAAACGATGATTTCTGGACCTTATTGTTTTTCCCAAACCAAAACTATATTCTTCTTCCAGGATTTCTTCTGCATAAGTAGGAGATACAGTAGTTATATAATCAGAAGTGGATATACCGGCATGTAGAAAATTAATCATGTCATCTTTTATCAAACCATAATAGAAAGCCTCACCTTCATCGATACCCAGAATCGGTAGTTCTTTTATATGGAAGATACCTTGGTAACCAATATTATGAATGGTTATAATTGTTTTAGCAGTTAATTCTGGATATTTGGTCTTTTTATATATAGGTAGAGTTCCTAACATCCAGTCATGGATATGTATAATATCAAAGTCATTTGTGGTATTACAGTACTCAAGGACTATTTTAGAAAAGGATGAGAATGCCTTAATATTATCCTCATAATCTATACCTTCTTCATTGTAGAGCTCATTTCTATAACTAAAATTACTTGAATCCCAAAATAAATATTGGATATTATTATAGTGAGTAGAAAATATCTGTTCTTGCCACTGCTTTAGAGGCTCTATCCGGCTTTTGTCAATAAAACCATATAGAGGCATAAAGATAATTACTTCATGTCCTTTTTTTATTAGGGCCGCACTCAAGGCGGGTACCATGTCTGCTAGTCCTCCTGACTTTGCAAAAGGGACAGCCTCTGTTACTGCCATTAATATTTTCACTGTGTCTATCCTATGAAAAAAGTTTTCTAATTATAATAGCTAATAGCGAAGTTGTCATTATGAGTAAATTTTAAATTATTATACAGATAATTAGCACAAAGATTTTTCTTGTTAACAAATAAAACAACAGATTTATTATCTTCTTTACTTAGAGACAGTAAGGATTTAACAATAATAGCACCTAATCCACGATTTCTGTGATTATAATGTGTATAGATACCTCCGAGCTGATTCCAGTTCCACCCTCTACTATTGATATTACCTTTAGCTAAAGGGGTATCCTTATCCTCATATAATAGGTGAGTGTATTGTGCTAAGGATTTCTTAAAAACTTTTAAGCTAATTTCTTGAGAATAATAATATCCCGGGATGTGTAGTTCCTCTTTTTCATATAACCACTGTAGATAATGTATTTGCTCTGCTTCCCATTCTTCAATTATCCTTACCTGTTCACAGTAATAACTGTCCAATTCTTCTTTCGTTTTTAGATAATAATATTGATTAACAAAATGTTGAGGTTTTATGATTTCGTTAATTTTTAAGACATCTTTTTCTATTCCAGCTACAGCTTTAATCTGTGATTTTTTTTGTAGGATTTTTTTGGGCAATTCAAAATTATAATCAGAAATAGAACGAAAATACGGCAAGAGTCTACCATCTTGTGTTAGTAATAAACAGCTTCCTTCATCGTCTATCCAAAAATCCTTATAGTGCTTATCATTTTGGATAAAATAATCCACAGCCATGATATATCGGGATTCATTAGACAATAGTTGTTGTTGTAGCTGATTTTTAAGGGAAGCATCTACCTTATACCACATCAATTCACCTCGATGGGGATATATCCTGTAGGTTTCAAATCACCATGTAATGTATCAATTCCTGCTTTGATAGATTCATTCCCACTACCGTATACAGCTATTCCTTTTTCTATCCATGGCATAAATCGAAAATATATAGGTGTCATTAAACTTAGGACAGTAATTTTATCTTTATATTCCTCCAATTGGGTTAATATCTCATAACTACCAGGTGTGGCCATGACAAACAGAACCGATTTAGCCCTTCGAACATTATTTTTGATTTGTTGGAATTCTCTTTGGGAATAAGAGTAAAACGGATTGTACGAATAATATAACGTTCGTGCTCCTGGCCATAAATGGGTTCCATAATTCAGAGCATAGGAATATTGACTAATGATAAGATCCGGCTTTATGACTAGCTTTTCTTTATCCCCTTTTATGAGTGTAACGGCTCTTTGGGCGAGGTCTTTGAAAAACTTTGATCCATCAGGATCGGGTATATGGCTATCAATAGATTGAGGCGACGGGTTTAAAGGAACGCGGTCGTCCTCATATAGATACTGCCTTTTTATCCTCAGTATTCTTTTTACTGATTCATTGACACGTACTTTAAAAGCATCATTTTTGTTATATTCCTCGAGGAGTCTTCTCCATACTATATTATGTAAGTAAGGTGTTTGGGATATAAGTAATATGTCATTACCTGCATTAATTGCTTCGACTCCAATATCAGGAAAGGTAATACCTGTTGTTTGAGCTCCTCCCATATAGAGGTCATCCGTAATAAGTATATTATCATAGGACATGTGTTCTCTTAACAAAGTTTGACTTAGTTCATAGGATAGACTAGCTGGTTCCACCTTTTCTGTTATTTGGGGATATGCTAAGTGCCCACTCATAATGGCAGGAATATTCTCTTCGATAAGGAAGCGGAATGGCACCAAATCTATTGCTTCAAGATCTTCTAATGTCCTATCAATTAAGGGAAGATCTCCATGTGAGTCTTTGTCTGCATGACCGTGACCTGGAAAATGTTTTGCTGTAGCGATGATTCTATTTTTTTCAAGACCATAATAAAAGCCTAATCCTAATAAGGCCACCTGATAGGGGTTATCACTAAAGGCCCTCGGGCCAATGACATGGGCTTCTGGATTTGTATAAACATCAACAGTAGGGGCAAAGTTCATATTAATTCCAAGAGTACGGAGCTCACGTCCAATATAATAACCTGTAAGAAGAGCATCATCTGG
Proteins encoded in this region:
- a CDS encoding DnaJ domain-containing protein, with product MQIAESYKILGVPYGSDLESIKMAYRKLAKQYHPDHGQQNTLLFCKIHDAYTSLKSSSSVIKSRVNGYNEIDILSMGDLLIKGSTSTIRKYAARQLGLSGKMTSYTYLRKGLVDKDMSVVRTVIQSIAKLKMNRAIPELGLIFKKSDSSIRKEILEACLKIGANPMMNYIVQEAKRDLNNEIRFSATLLEKQIRMSMRVNTR
- a CDS encoding ATP-binding protein, with protein sequence MSIRDNETVNKKQFITSIYGLINKYWNTGEFDRKEAFRLAHNIKSTYSFAGQNKLAEQAHNLETFLNNIGAVPINDDYVIKVKKQIDDLQSLAYFESSHSKSSDEFEDKLLKESIYRGETLFRIRFTIDPFEIMPYARAFLVVNILEQNMQIIRIEPSIAIHNQSRTYDIYATTKYVSNHIKSLIDVDNIASIDITSLPYTSLTSPYEADVFDVLINNDSYDSNANKIKYLQRQYHFFIISKLRKEKRLDHAYRIFTKSIDNLTNITVNEFFSKYQNRIKDLADHLGKRVILNVENGKLELNQSVLSELDIVFIHLIRNSLAHGIEYAEQRRESGKPQIATISINIEIKNNRLVINYKDDGKGIDRAKIKALASQNIKDNDDKSLIDLISIPGLSTQNEVNSMAGRGLGIEIIRNTIEQKLQGTINVQSLLQKGTEFSIEIPYAFDSEEYLIVNVNKTLMAIPTISIEVYGPLSDMLEIYSQEELPLYKSTMMIDRNTEENTLALICWYGNKKAILLCDEILYKESIDWGEFSLTSTGQSYLYYFEKQGYVKDYLYLDLAFI
- a CDS encoding glycogen synthase; translated protein: MKILMAVTEAVPFAKSGGLADMVPALSAALIKKGHEVIIFMPLYGFIDKSRIEPLKQWQEQIFSTHYNNIQYLFWDSSNFSYRNELYNEEGIDYEDNIKAFSSFSKIVLEYCNTTNDFDIIHIHDWMLGTLPIYKKTKYPELTAKTIITIHNIGYQGIFHIKELPILGIDEGEAFYYGLIKDDMINFLHAGISTSDYITTVSPTYAEEILEEEYSFGLGKTIRSRNHRLFGILNGIDIDNWNPSTDPLIEYTFTEESLNRKEKNKLALQKELNLSIDSSKILVGSIGRLVHQKGIEPLVEDNGKLFTRILNSFVDLQFVILGSGITEWENVLTNLSHKHHNLSVINDFDNALAHRIEASADVFFMPSLYEPCGLNQMYSMRYGTIPLASRTGGLCDTIVDVYEDKENATGVLFNSDSDYYSVFQNVKETLFDNKPLMFDIRLRAMKIDFSWIKSAQEYERLYIKAKSR
- a CDS encoding GNAT family N-acetyltransferase, which encodes MWYKVDASLKNQLQQQLLSNESRYIMAVDYFIQNDKHYKDFWIDDEGSCLLLTQDGRLLPYFRSISDYNFELPKKILQKKSQIKAVAGIEKDVLKINEIIKPQHFVNQYYYLKTKEELDSYYCEQVRIIEEWEAEQIHYLQWLYEKEELHIPGYYYSQEISLKVFKKSLAQYTHLLYEDKDTPLAKGNINSRGWNWNQLGGIYTHYNHRNRGLGAIIVKSLLSLSKEDNKSVVLFVNKKNLCANYLYNNLKFTHNDNFAISYYN
- a CDS encoding glycoside hydrolase family 3 protein; the protein is MSKDFVILLTLMRLLFITYIFFTSIFLTFSQKVDFWTDLPTEDWLTNMVEEMTPEEKLGQILLLGYEGETPNRDIMNWISQKHLGGVKIFGWNADNLKTLTEAISTMQEASQSTRLKIPLFTATDQEGGWVRHIRGTTSITPGNMAIGATGIPDDALLTGYYIGRELRTLGINMNFAPTVDVYTNPEAHVIGPRAFSDNPYQVALLGLGFYYGLEKNRIIATAKHFPGHGHADKDSHGDLPLIDRTLEDLEAIDLVPFRFLIEENIPAIMSGHLAYPQITEKVEPASLSYELSQTLLREHMSYDNILITDDLYMGGAQTTGITFPDIGVEAINAGNDILLISQTPYLHNIVWRRLLEEYNKNDAFKVRVNESVKRILRIKRQYLYEDDRVPLNPSPQSIDSHIPDPDGSKFFKDLAQRAVTLIKGDKEKLVIKPDLIISQYSYALNYGTHLWPGARTLYYSYNPFYSYSQREFQQIKNNVRRAKSVLFVMATPGSYEILTQLEEYKDKITVLSLMTPIYFRFMPWIEKGIAVYGSGNESIKAGIDTLHGDLKPTGYIPIEVN